Within the Equus przewalskii isolate Varuska chromosome 1, EquPr2, whole genome shotgun sequence genome, the region tttctctgatgattagtgacattgaacatcttttcatatccttcttggccatttgtatatcacttaaagaagtgtctattcaagtttctgtgcattttttaaattggatttgattttttgttgttgaattgtaggagttctttacatattctgcatgttaaccccttatcagatatatgattccatttatataaaatgtccagaataggcaaatttacagagacagaaagtagacaaatggttgccaggggctgggaggaaggggaaatggggagtaacTATTGAATGAGTGTGGGTTTCCTcttgaatttcacctcaataaaaaacaaaaagaaaaagaagcagtaAGAAAATCAGACACACAAGCTCTTAGAAAAAGGGATGTATTTACAAACCAAAAAGTTCCCACACTCtagctggagagaaaggaaggaaggaggtagCACGTATGAGCAGGTCCTTTAAAAACCCAACCTCACTCCTGTAGAAACCCTGAGTACCAGCCCATGAGGTCAGCTCCTACCCATGGCCCATCCCTCTTCCAACCCAAGAAGCAGGCCCTCCATTGGCCACAGCCCTCAGTCCTCTTGCCAGTCATCCTGTGCCCAGGCAGGCATGGGTGAAAAGTACTCAAAGCCTGGCCCTTTATAGCGCAGGGCATGCAGGAACATCACAAGATCCTGGGGCAAGGGGTCCTGTCGTACCAGCCGGCATTCTGCACAGAGAGGGTCCATCTCTTTATTCACAGCATCTGTTTCAGTTGCGTTCCCTGGTGCCAAGGCCATTTTATCCAGATCCTGAGGGGCTGCCTCAACTGCTCCATCCATCTTCTGGGCAGATGCAGTCAACTCTTCTAGGCAGTCCTTGCCCAGCTCTGAGGAGGGAGCTGTAGTGTCTGAGAGTCCTGGGGACAGGTCGCCCTCACAGAGATCTAACACATCCAGGCTCTGTTTGGCTTGGTGCTCTGCCACAAGGTCCCGAAGCAGTTGTTCATCTGTCTTGGGAATGTGGCCACCCCGGCCCCGGGAGGGGCCCCAGGCAACTGAGTTGTAGATGGGGTCATTGAGGATGGGATGGCCCAGGAACTGTAGGTGAACTCGGATCTGGTGGGTGCGGCCTGTAAGTGGCCGGCAGCGCACCACACTGGAGTGGCCATTGTAGCTCAGTCTCTGGAACACTGTCTCACAGGGCTTGCCCCGAGTATCTACACGGCACACCCCCACCTTGTAAGACACTACCAAGATGGGTTCCTTGCAGGTCACTTCCTCAGTAGGAAACTCCCCCTCCACTCGGCACACGTACTCCTTCTCCAGCTGCACAGGAGGGAAGAGCGAAAAAGTCAGCACAAAGCCTAAACTCCTGAAGCCCAGACCCTCTGCAGTGATGAGAAATGTGCCAGTGTCAGACAGGAGaggattcaaaccccagctccaccatttcCCAGTTTCATGATACTCAGCCTCTTAAATCCCATTAAGTTGTCTAGAAAACACAGGACTAGAAAAGCATTTACCTCACCGGGCTGTTATAAGGATTCAGTAAGTTTGGCTCTAATGTACTTGGCATTGAGCCTGGTAtacaataagcactcaataaacgtaTCACAATCAGATCCAGAACTACAAGTCTCAAGACCACAATCATTACCATTTAACTCTTCTACCCAAGCCTCTTCCAACTTCATCCAAAATCTTTCCACCAAGTAGGCTCTCCCCACAATCTCAAAAATCTTGCTTGGCCTGTCAGTACTTTAAAACTCCAAAACAGCCAACTACTAAGAGAAGCAGTGTACGCCATCTCCAAAAGTCTTTTGAAACATGAGAGATAATAACCTGTCTTTGGCACTTTAGGTGTTGACCTTTCTGAAGGTAGGAAGCTTGGCCAGATAAACGTGAAGGCCCACTTCAGTTAGAACTCAGAGATGCCCTTTTGACACAGAGCATTTGTGTGCCCAGGAAGTGGCCTGCAGGAGACAACAGCCTGGCTCACCTGCCGGTCCCGAACCTGCTCATGAATTCTCTCTGAGACGGCTGCTGTCTTGGCAAACATAAGGACTCCTGAGGTAAGGCGGTCAAGCCGATGCAATGGGTGTAGCTCCTTGAGTTGGTGCTCTTTGCCCAGGATGAAGATGACCGTGTTGTGCCTGAAGCGGCCACAGGGATGGACAGGAATGGAAGAGGGCTTGTCTACAACCACCATGTCTTCATTCTCAGCTAGCAGGCGGACAGGCTCTGCTGTGACTGGTGGCTCATGCCTATGCACTGTGTTCCGCAAGAAGTCATTGTCCTGCCAATGACATAGGCAATCAGTCAGCCCAGGGGCCAGCAACCTGTATTCTGCACACAcagctttcctttttattgacaaGAAGAATGGTGACAGTCCATCcttatgcagaaaaagcagtgtGCATAGTGTATTCTCATTTGGTAAAAATACAGACACACAGGCAGATAGCAGGCATTGAAAAAGTATTAGAAGGGTATACACAAAAATGTTAACGGTGATATCCCTGGGTGGTGGAATTATGGatgttttctggttttgcttattttctgttttctctacaaTAAAGTTACATTTAAAAGCCAACTTTTTCTAAAGTAGAGGGAAAAAATCATCACATCGTGAACTTGAACAAATACCAAGCTGCCAGTCCAGAGATCTGGGCTCTAGAGCTGGGTTTCCCACAGGTTCCctgcatgatcttgggcaagtcacttaacttctctgggcctcagttttcttatccataaagTATAAGGGTTAGACCAGATCTGTGCTTCTCAAAATTGGGATGAGAAAGGGGATTCAAATCACCCCTTCCCCAAATGCTGAAACTGCCTTGTCTCCACAACCGTGGCGAGCCAGTGTTACTGACAGGGGTGTCTGGGACCTCTTAGCTGTGATGGAATTTTAAAGAATGGTCAAAGCACTGGGCTAGACAGTTCTAGTCTCTATCCCTGACATTTCACAATTCTATCATATCAGCCTCTATGATAAATAATTTAAGTAGTGGTTAAAAGAACACAGGTTGTGAAGGTGACACTGCTGCCTTACCTTTGTGAGTTTTACCTTAGTTTGGTTTCCTCACAGGTAAAATCAAGTAGTAATACCTATCCCACAAGGCTGTCGATAGAATTAAATGTTGAAGTACTTAactgtgtccccagcacacagtaagATGTAAGTAATAGCCTCTATTATTACTATTTGTACAGTGCCTAACAGGAGCTATGAGAATTCCAACTTCTGTCCCTTGGAAACAAGGAAACCGCAGTGATGGAGGGGATAAACGGGCTGAGTTTTGAAGCACAGAGGATACTTGCGGAGATAAGGTGGCAGGAGGGCGCTAAAAGAGTGTTCCAAGTGAAAGCGAGAACGCTTCAGAATTACCCCGGTTTTACTCTTGTACCTATGCCCAGTAACTCTTGAAAAACCCCTGCTCCCTTTCCTCGCCCGCTTCCGGCCGGCCCCATCATGACTCCACCTTGAGCACAATGCTGAGGTCCTGTACCGGCTCCTCGTTGAGGTGCAGGCGCCCGGCCCGGACCGCGGCCTCGTAGtaggccaggggctgggctcGGAACTCGGTGCTGAAGACGTGCAGCAAGCTGTGGCCCACCCAGCGGCCCTTGCAGTAGGTCTGGAAGTCAAAGTAATAGGGCCGCACTTTGCGCAGGCCGCCCTCGAAGTAGTAGCTGGTCTCTGCAAAGTGCTCATCGCCGAAGCTCACTCCAGCCCGCCGCTTCTTCGGGGGCGGCACGATGCGCTCCCCGGTTGCGCCCCGCCGCTTCTTCCGTTTGCCTGGGCCCGGGGCAGCAGCCGGAGCCTGCTCCCCGCTCCCTGTGGCTGGCTTCCCGtcccctggggctggctccacTCCCGCGCCCGCTGGTTCCGGGCGCCCTGGGGTCCGCTCATCCGTCGCGTGGCCACCCGTGTCTCCATTTTGCTGAGTCGGAGCCCTCAGCTCGCTAGCTGCCTCGGCCTCGATCGAGGGTGTTTCCGCCATCCGGCCCTTATGGCCACCACAAGTCCCGGCAAAGCTGAGGCGCCGGAGGTTCAAGCACTCCTGCACCAGAACCGAGAGCCAGCGGCGGCCGGTCAGCCACATAACCGCGCGGCCGCAGTTCATGGGTCGCGATCTGAGGACGTCACTCAGCACCAGCCAATCAGTGAGGCCCAGTGCGAAGCCGGGACTGCGAAGAGAAGCTAGGGAGAGAGTTAAAGGAGTTGAGTGAGTGGCGAGTTGAGAGGCTGCGAGGATGTCTCACCGAAAGTGTGGATTCCCTGTAGATATGCTCAGAGCCCTTGGGTCTGGAAAACTCTTGAAAGGagttgtttaaaacaaaacaaaacaaaacaaaacaaaacagaatgaggATTGCTAGACTCCAAATATACTAAGAAGCCCTgcgttgtatactttaaaagggtgagtGAATATTATAGTATGtgacttatatctcaataaagctgttaaatatgtatttaaaaatacacacacccCAGAAGCGATGTTTTCACACCGCTCCCCCCAACAGCATGAGAAGGATTAGAGATCTCCCGTTTGCTCCTGTCCTGAGATTAAAACAGCAAATGGATCAGAGGATATGTTTATCAGAGTTCTTAAATGCAAAACACTGAAACCAACTCTGATTCACTTCATCAGAGAGGGAATTATTGAAAGGATATTAGTACCTCACAGAATTCACAAGAGAGCTGGAGAGGAGGCTCAGAAAAAGAGCCAAATCAAGAGAAACCAAGGCTTCTGAGAATCAGCCACATGGCAAAAGGGTGAATTGTATTTCaagaaagtcattattttttttaaaaaagaatgcttttCAGAATGTGTGCGAAGCATGGACAAGAAGAGAGATGTGAGAGAGGTCTAGAGAGGGAGTCCTTGTGGGATTATCCAAAGCCTTGccactcaaaatgtggtctgtggATTAGTAACCTGGACTACACCTGGCAACTTGTTGGAACTGCAGGGTCTCTTTTCACTGACAGTGGGGTGTTCCCTGAGCAGTCCCTCAGTGAGATTTAGACACTGTTCCCCGTTTTATAGACCCCAAGCCTGACTCTGGCCCATCTTGAGATTCTGTGAACTAATTAACATCCTTTAATCCTGTGCTGTACAATATAGTAACCATTAGCCACATgcggctatttaaatttaattaattaaaatgaaataaaatttaaaattcagttcttcagttgcGCAAGttgcatttcaagtgctcaatggccacatgaAACTAGTGGCTACCTTAGTGGACAGctcagatacagaacatttctgtcatcacagaaagttctattggagaGAGCAGTTTTAATCAACTCCTTTTACTGCTTAAACTGGCTAGAATGAGTTCTACTGTTTGAACAAAGAACTCCAACTAACTACTATGATAAGGATTTAAGTCTATTTTAAGAGCAACGGGGAATCATCAAAGAAtttttggggggtgtgtgtgtgatatgaTCTGATCTCCATTCCAAAGGATCACCCTGGTTGAAACATAAAGAAGTGACCGAAGAGGGAATCACAAGGTCTAGCTCCAGTTCAGTGTGGTCCTTGATCGTGAGGGTTCTAATTCAAACATTCACACACCAAACAAACTTTGAACATTGCCAGGCTGATTGGCTCTGGAGATACAGAGGTAAGAAAAACctggttcctgatcttagtgaAAGCGTAGGCTCGTTGAGGATACAAATAAGAAACCTATTTGTGCTAATCACACTGCTGCAAAAGCAGAGAGTCTGAGATAAAGGGACGCTGACCGCCCTCATGTGGCTTCCTGGTGTGAGCAGTTCTTGAGGAAGGGGAGATTACCATGGCttatagtttcagttttacaagtcCAGGATCTGGTTTGGATTTATTTAGTGAACACACCAACTAAACTCAGAAGACATGGGTGAATCGGTAAGGGTGCCAATTTGTTAATTTACAGCTGTAACTTTAAGTCACAAAATATATTCCATTTCATGCCAGCAACTATTTATGCCTACTGTTAAACACACCCTCATCCTTCTACCAAGATATTTAAGAAGCCAAATCTGAAATTAAGAGTATGTTTGGTGAGCAGGAAATCAGAGAAAAGGGCATAAGCAAGTTGAGAGGCCATGAAGTAGCTTGATGAAGCACCCATAACCCTATGATGCTGCCCCTTTCTGTGAATCAGATGCTGCCAGATAAATATTGCCAGGTTGGGTGGTAGTCTGAGGATCCCTCACTGGGAGACTCCGCCCCCCTCCCTATTTATTCCCCAAAAATAAGCACTGCCAAAATCTTGCTCCTTTGTTTTCTAACTTCCTTGCTTTCCACTTCCTTCTGTTTGCATATTCTAAGAATGGTTATAAATGGGAGCAACGGAGTACCTTGTAGTTCCCTTTCACAGGGTGGTAGTTACTACCACCACAGCCACATAGACTGACTTTGCGCACATCTAGAGACTATATCATCAGCCAAGTTACTTCTACTGATGATTGGTTGATGTCTTTCAGCACATGTTTCTTCGAGAGAGAGTAACCGGCCATGGAAATTAGAGGTGGATGGGGGAAGAAGGGTTGCATCTCAGCGCACTGATAACCCCTTTAGGATATCAAAGGTCATCTCCTTTAAAAAAGCGTTTCTGACCcgtccttccccctccccccgcccaccCCTGCCCATGCCGTAACCACTGTCGCCTTTATGTATTCCTGCCAGACTTCCGTCGTATCCTCTATAACTCTTTGCTGTTATTTGTAAACTTGTCTGAAGACCTCTGGAACCCATACCAAGTCTTATCTGTCTTGAATTCCCGCTTAACACAATGCCTAGAACACAGCAGGAGCTTGGCGTCTATTGACTAAAGGAATGAGAGAAAGCTTCATAACTTGGTGAGTGGGACACGGGTGTCCTG harbors:
- the RPUSD2 gene encoding pseudouridylate synthase RPUSD2, whose translation is MNCGRAVMWLTGRRWLSVLVQECLNLRRLSFAGTCGGHKGRMAETPSIEAEAASELRAPTQQNGDTGGHATDERTPGRPEPAGAGVEPAPGDGKPATGSGEQAPAAAPGPGKRKKRRGATGERIVPPPKKRRAGVSFGDEHFAETSYYFEGGLRKVRPYYFDFQTYCKGRWVGHSLLHVFSTEFRAQPLAYYEAAVRAGRLHLNEEPVQDLSIVLKDNDFLRNTVHRHEPPVTAEPVRLLAENEDMVVVDKPSSIPVHPCGRFRHNTVIFILGKEHQLKELHPLHRLDRLTSGVLMFAKTAAVSERIHEQVRDRQLEKEYVCRVEGEFPTEEVTCKEPILVVSYKVGVCRVDTRGKPCETVFQRLSYNGHSSVVRCRPLTGRTHQIRVHLQFLGHPILNDPIYNSVAWGPSRGRGGHIPKTDEQLLRDLVAEHQAKQSLDVLDLCEGDLSPGLSDTTAPSSELGKDCLEELTASAQKMDGAVEAAPQDLDKMALAPGNATETDAVNKEMDPLCAECRLVRQDPLPQDLVMFLHALRYKGPGFEYFSPMPAWAQDDWQED